One window of the Rhodothermales bacterium genome contains the following:
- a CDS encoding DUF2384 domain-containing protein, with protein sequence MTLKTRVPDRSDLYEFLGLRQRNLVTAVREGLPFDVFERLHGILEVSGGELAEVLSIPDRTLQRRRKADRLTSEESDRLLRVAHLVNLAFMVFENDTARVVRWLTTPKSLLDGESPLARADTEPGAREVEDMLYAIEFTMPA encoded by the coding sequence ATGACCCTGAAAACACGCGTTCCTGATCGGTCCGACCTGTACGAGTTCCTGGGCCTGAGACAGCGGAATCTTGTAACGGCTGTGCGCGAAGGATTGCCGTTTGATGTGTTCGAACGTCTCCATGGCATACTCGAAGTCAGTGGCGGCGAGCTGGCCGAAGTCCTGTCCATACCGGATCGCACACTTCAGCGCCGCCGTAAAGCGGACCGGTTGACCAGCGAGGAATCCGACCGGCTGCTCCGGGTCGCGCATCTCGTGAATCTTGCCTTCATGGTATTCGAGAACGACACGGCGCGCGTCGTACGCTGGTTGACGACCCCAAAAAGTCTGTTGGACGGCGAGTCCCCGTTGGCACGAGCCGATACCGAGCCGGGCGCCCGGGAAGTAGAAGACATGCTCTATGCCATTGAGTTCACCATGCCCGCATGA
- a CDS encoding RES family NAD+ phosphorylase, with translation MTNPKATFTAWRLSKAKYSESALRGYGSMLHSGRWHRKGIPVVYAADSPALALLETMVHLEMTDLLSFAYVAVPIRFAPECLAVLEANDLPEDWNAWPWPSSTQEVGTRWFEDQQSAMLRVPSAIVPHESNYLINPTHPDFARLDIGPAEPFPVDVRLSRLR, from the coding sequence ATGACGAACCCGAAGGCAACGTTCACGGCCTGGAGACTGTCGAAAGCCAAGTACTCGGAGTCTGCGCTTCGCGGGTACGGATCCATGCTGCACAGTGGCCGGTGGCATCGCAAGGGGATTCCCGTCGTCTACGCTGCCGACAGTCCAGCGCTTGCCCTGCTGGAGACCATGGTGCACCTTGAGATGACGGATCTGCTGTCCTTCGCGTACGTGGCCGTTCCCATCCGTTTTGCACCAGAGTGCCTTGCCGTTCTCGAGGCAAATGATTTGCCGGAAGATTGGAACGCCTGGCCGTGGCCGTCCAGTACCCAGGAAGTCGGTACACGCTGGTTTGAGGATCAGCAATCCGCCATGCTTCGTGTGCCCAGCGCCATCGTGCCGCACGAGTCCAATTATCTGATCAACCCCACGCATCCGGATTTCGCGCGGCTCGACATCGGACCCGCCGAGCCGTTCCCTGTTGACGTGCGCCTGAGCCGTTTGCGGTAA
- a CDS encoding metalloregulator ArsR/SmtB family transcription factor: MSGKSVTDASCVRTEVDDALLGRLRESVFGDQFILALASFMKTVGNETRLRIVRALWEARELCVCDLSDILGISQPAVSRHLKLLREKGLVTSRRSAQTLFYRIHDVSPFADMLVHLFENRAVENIDLNLTLTTSATSATSS, encoded by the coding sequence ATGTCCGGAAAATCTGTCACCGATGCGTCCTGTGTCCGCACCGAGGTCGACGACGCCCTGCTGGGTCGCCTGCGCGAGTCCGTATTCGGTGATCAATTCATCCTGGCACTGGCGTCGTTCATGAAGACGGTCGGCAACGAAACGCGATTGCGCATTGTGCGGGCACTCTGGGAGGCGCGTGAACTGTGCGTCTGCGACCTCTCCGACATTCTCGGAATCTCGCAGCCGGCCGTATCGCGCCATCTGAAACTGCTGCGCGAGAAGGGCCTCGTGACATCGCGGCGCAGTGCCCAGACCCTCTTCTATCGAATCCACGACGTAAGCCCCTTTGCCGACATGCTCGTGCACTTGTTCGAGAACCGGGCTGTCGAGAACATTGACCTGAACCTCACGCTGACCACATCAGCCACATCAGCCACATCATCATGA
- a CDS encoding heavy metal-associated domain-containing protein — translation MKKNWNLFGALGAGLAASACCTIPLILVSVGVGGGLVGMFTAMEPFRPLFVAVAVVALYLVVRREIARSRQVDCDCDDQRLSDRARRSLIVAGIVITLGLVASPWLIRPMLDAKTATAPDFASEQQVTLTVSGMTCELCDITVARALLGLEGVTEAIVTFEPPQAVVRFNPSLVSVADMERITREIGYPASVKSATTHEIPTQGISWAQGADDKAAYSIESPFCSGCVDGLISSAKSIDGVLTASVNIPDHLLHITFNPDVVSYDALTERLREKTALKLVPVEIESQEESTRA, via the coding sequence ATGAAGAAAAACTGGAATCTGTTCGGGGCGTTGGGCGCTGGCCTCGCCGCCTCCGCATGCTGCACCATACCGCTCATTCTCGTATCGGTGGGCGTCGGTGGTGGACTGGTCGGGATGTTCACAGCCATGGAGCCGTTTCGGCCCCTGTTTGTTGCCGTGGCAGTGGTAGCCCTCTACCTGGTCGTGCGCCGTGAAATCGCGCGGTCGCGTCAGGTGGACTGTGACTGTGACGATCAGAGGCTGTCGGATCGGGCACGCCGCAGCCTCATTGTCGCCGGAATCGTGATTACCCTCGGCCTTGTGGCATCGCCGTGGCTTATTCGACCCATGCTCGACGCCAAGACGGCGACGGCTCCCGATTTCGCGAGCGAACAGCAGGTAACGCTGACCGTGAGCGGCATGACGTGCGAACTCTGCGACATCACGGTCGCACGCGCGTTGTTGGGACTCGAAGGCGTCACAGAGGCCATTGTTACCTTCGAGCCACCACAGGCCGTGGTGAGATTCAATCCTTCCCTGGTGTCGGTTGCCGACATGGAACGCATTACGCGCGAAATCGGCTATCCTGCGTCCGTCAAGTCTGCAACGACCCATGAGATTCCAACCCAAGGAATATCCTGGGCGCAGGGCGCTGATGACAAAGCGGCCTACTCCATTGAATCGCCGTTTTGCAGTGGGTGTGTGGATGGCCTGATATCGAGTGCAAAATCCATTGACGGCGTGCTTACGGCCTCAGTCAACATTCCGGATCATTTGCTTCACATCACGTTCAATCCGGACGTCGTTTCTTACGATGCGCTGACCGAGCGACTGAGAGAGAAGACGGCGCTCAAGCTCGTGCCCGTTGAAATCGAAAGCCAAGAGGAATCCACCCGTGCCTGA
- a CDS encoding AAA family ATPase, with protein MTNPFEFGRELSALEIVDREEEVGQVVQTIMETGRLFVIGPRRFGKTSILRAAAEKANASGAVVFRYNAEAYPNLTVLSERIVADAAAHLTGPVRKAGRRIQEIFGSLRPQVTYDPIGDQFAVSLATEMKHQAGPALLSETLAGLDALAASSKKPVAVIIDEFQKIVEDDGVQAEGQLRAAVQAHDHVGYVFAGSKTRLLSEMTGDEGRPFYRLGSRLFIGPVPRDDFQRFISAGFSDAGLYIEPDGISEILDRADDVPYNVQRLAHACWTEAQARKAPVTPEIVKRVLETLVRRDDPFYTQIWNRTSPTQKQALLAIANEEGSGAGLFSAEVLQAYGVKSVSTMRTAAQALVSNGIAREEERGGKTAYRLEDPFFAVWLALFIAHP; from the coding sequence ATGACGAATCCATTTGAATTCGGGCGTGAGCTCTCGGCGCTTGAAATCGTTGATCGCGAAGAAGAAGTCGGCCAGGTGGTTCAGACGATCATGGAAACCGGTCGTCTTTTTGTGATTGGACCGCGTCGGTTCGGCAAAACATCCATTTTGCGGGCCGCCGCCGAGAAGGCAAATGCCTCAGGAGCGGTCGTATTCCGCTACAATGCGGAGGCCTATCCGAATTTGACCGTCCTTTCCGAGCGGATAGTCGCAGACGCTGCAGCACACCTGACCGGTCCCGTTCGGAAAGCCGGAAGGCGGATACAAGAGATTTTTGGCTCACTCCGTCCGCAAGTCACATACGATCCAATCGGGGATCAATTCGCGGTATCGCTGGCAACTGAAATGAAGCATCAAGCAGGTCCGGCTTTGCTGTCCGAGACGCTTGCCGGATTGGACGCTCTTGCGGCATCCTCGAAGAAGCCCGTTGCTGTCATCATCGATGAGTTCCAGAAAATTGTCGAAGACGATGGGGTACAGGCGGAAGGCCAGTTACGTGCGGCGGTCCAGGCGCATGATCATGTCGGGTACGTTTTTGCCGGCTCGAAAACGCGATTGCTTTCCGAAATGACGGGCGATGAAGGTCGTCCGTTCTACAGACTGGGGTCCCGCCTTTTCATCGGGCCCGTACCGCGGGACGATTTCCAGCGCTTCATCTCGGCTGGCTTCAGCGACGCGGGGTTGTACATCGAACCGGACGGCATCAGTGAAATCCTGGACCGGGCGGACGATGTGCCCTACAACGTGCAGCGCCTGGCGCATGCCTGCTGGACGGAAGCACAAGCCCGTAAGGCACCTGTGACGCCGGAAATCGTCAAGCGTGTTCTCGAGACGCTGGTACGTCGGGATGACCCGTTCTATACCCAGATCTGGAACAGAACCAGCCCGACCCAGAAACAGGCGCTGCTGGCCATTGCCAATGAAGAGGGGAGCGGAGCAGGTCTTTTTTCCGCTGAGGTATTGCAGGCTTATGGCGTGAAGTCCGTCAGTACCATGAGAACGGCCGCTCAAGCGCTCGTGAGCAATGGAATCGCGAGAGAGGAAGAGCGGGGTGGCAAGACCGCGTATCGGTTGGAGGACCCTTTTTTCGCCGTCTGGTTGGCGTTGTTTATAGCCCACCCATAG